Proteins co-encoded in one Kribbella qitaiheensis genomic window:
- a CDS encoding IS3 family transposase (programmed frameshift) produces MPRPKKNFTPEYREEAVKSVIETSRSVTQVARELGINPGTLSNWVSAFKRDHAGEEPALSMDERARLRELERETRELRMENEFLKKAAGILCQGSSLSEKFEFIDAEYANRLTRENGNAPSIVKMCRWLEVKRSSFNDWRSRPMSATARRQGELKLIIVKSFEESDETYGYRRVHADLVAWGVTCGLELVRKLMRELGLEPCQPRPWRHCLTEQDGQAGPIPDLVDRDFTADAPGHKMVGDITYVSTWEGWLYLATVLDCHTKAVIGWAMDDNYKTPLIEAAIDMAVRNHDLVDGAIFHSDRGSNYTSAQFAATLKNNNLRQSVGRTGICYDNAMAESFFGALKNERTHRTEYPTRDHARRDIARYIELRYNTKRRHSGLGYRTPQQAHDDYLETQSAA; encoded by the exons TTGCCGCGTCCGAAGAAGAATTTCACTCCTGAGTATCGGGAGGAAGCTGTGAAGTCGGTGATTGAGACTTCACGTTCTGTCACTCAGGTCGCGAGAGAGCTCGGCATCAACCCGGGAACCCTCAGTAACTGGGTGAGCGCCTTTAAGCGAGACCATGCCGGCGAGGAACCGGCATTGAGCATGGACGAGCGTGCGCGGCTCCGCGAGCTGGAGCGGGAGACGCGAGAACTCCGGATGGAAAACGAGTTCCTAAAAAAAGCCGCAG GCATACTTTGCCAAGGATCATCGTTGAGCGAAAAGTTCGAGTTCATCGATGCGGAGTATGCCAACAGGTTGACCCGAGAGAACGGAAATGCGCCGTCGATTGTGAAGATGTGCCGGTGGCTCGAGGTGAAACGGTCCAGTTTCAATGATTGGCGGAGCCGTCCGATGTCGGCGACTGCGCGCCGCCAAGGCGAACTCAAGCTGATCATCGTCAAATCGTTCGAAGAGTCCGACGAGACCTACGGGTACCGGCGGGTGCATGCCGACCTGGTGGCCTGGGGTGTGACCTGTGGGCTGGAGTTGGTGCGCAAGCTCATGCGTGAGTTGGGTTTGGAGCCGTGCCAGCCGCGGCCGTGGCGGCACTGTCTGACCGAGCAGGATGGCCAGGCCGGCCCGATCCCGGATCTGGTAGATCGGGACTTCACCGCTGATGCTCCGGGGCACAAGATGGTCGGAGACATTACCTATGTCTCGACCTGGGAAGGGTGGCTTTATCTGGCGACCGTGCTCGATTGCCACACCAAAGCTGTGATCGGGTGGGCCATGGACGACAATTACAAAACCCCGCTGATCGAAGCCGCGATCGACATGGCGGTGCGGAATCACGATCTTGTCGACGGCGCAATCTTTCACTCCGACCGGGGCAGCAACTACACTTCCGCCCAGTTCGCCGCGACTTTGAAGAACAATAATCTTCGCCAATCAGTCGGGCGGACCGGTATCTGTTACGACAATGCGATGGCCGAATCGTTCTTCGGCGCTCTCAAGAACGAGCGTACCCACCGAACCGAGTACCCGACCCGCGACCATGCACGCCGCGATATCGCCCGCTACATCGAATTGCGCTACAATACTAAACGCCGTCACTCAGGGCTCGGCTACCGGACCCCACAGCAAGCCCACGACGACTACCTGGAAACACAATCCGCCGCCTGA
- a CDS encoding helix-turn-helix domain-containing protein has product MTAEPLVEPQTVGELVRFWRVHRRLSQLDLALDAEMSTKHLSFVETGRAQPSRQLLVHLSNQLNLPMAERNRLLLAGGFAPIYLEKPYESETMRPLRESLHQLLDAHMPNPALIVDGLWNLIDANDAASLLWAGVDPELLKPPVNLLRLSVHPGGIPSISSMTAACSAPLIHQLKRKSRDNADKALAALVDEVESYLPDKAPTAATQPMVTLDLRTRLGDIRLFTLIATIGAPLEVTAASLAIETFLPADPTSAARLQELAASNDS; this is encoded by the coding sequence ATGACTGCAGAACCTCTCGTAGAGCCACAGACCGTCGGCGAACTGGTCCGCTTCTGGCGGGTGCACAGGCGGCTGAGTCAGCTCGACCTGGCCCTCGATGCCGAGATGTCGACCAAGCACCTCAGCTTTGTCGAGACAGGGCGTGCCCAGCCCAGCCGGCAGTTGCTGGTCCATCTGTCCAACCAGCTGAACCTGCCGATGGCCGAACGCAACCGTCTCCTGTTGGCCGGTGGGTTCGCGCCGATATACCTGGAGAAGCCGTACGAATCCGAGACGATGCGGCCGCTGCGCGAATCCTTGCACCAGTTGCTCGACGCGCACATGCCCAACCCGGCGCTGATCGTCGACGGACTGTGGAACCTGATCGACGCCAACGACGCGGCGTCCTTGCTGTGGGCCGGAGTGGACCCCGAACTCCTGAAACCGCCGGTCAACCTGTTACGGCTGTCGGTGCATCCCGGCGGCATCCCCAGCATCTCGTCGATGACGGCCGCCTGCAGCGCCCCACTGATCCACCAACTGAAACGCAAAAGCCGCGACAACGCCGACAAGGCCCTGGCCGCCTTGGTCGATGAAGTCGAGTCCTATCTACCCGACAAAGCACCCACGGCCGCCACCCAGCCTATGGTCACCCTCGACCTCCGCACCCGCCTCGGCGACATCCGCCTGTTCACCCTGATCGCCACCATCGGAGCCCCCCTCGAAGTAACCGCAGCAAGCCTCGCCATCGAAACCTTCCTCCCCGCCGACCCCACCAGCGCCGCCCGCCTCCAAGAACTGGCAGCCTCCAACGACAGCTGA
- a CDS encoding Ohr family peroxiredoxin, translated as MEVIVDSVRKYTRTEGKTMNPTYTGVATSSGRDARAVSSDGRLDVQLAMPKEMGGTGDGVNPEQLFAAGWAACFSTTMGLIAQSQGLDAKDVAVTAEVSLVPTGPGFTLAAVLRAELPDHLAGDTGKKLLEATHRSCPYSLATQGNIPVEIVIE; from the coding sequence ATGGAGGTGATCGTTGACAGCGTTCGCAAGTACACCAGGACGGAAGGTAAGACCATGAACCCGACGTACACCGGCGTCGCCACCTCATCTGGACGCGACGCCCGCGCTGTCAGCTCCGACGGACGGCTGGACGTCCAGCTCGCAATGCCCAAGGAGATGGGTGGAACAGGCGACGGCGTCAACCCCGAGCAGCTTTTCGCCGCGGGCTGGGCCGCCTGCTTCTCCACCACGATGGGTCTCATCGCCCAGAGCCAAGGCCTGGACGCCAAGGATGTCGCGGTCACCGCCGAGGTCAGCCTCGTGCCGACCGGGCCGGGCTTCACACTAGCCGCCGTACTCCGGGCCGAGCTCCCCGATCACCTGGCCGGCGATACCGGCAAGAAGTTGCTGGAGGCAACACACCGTTCCTGCCCGTACTCCTTGGCCACCCAGGGGAACATCCCGGTCGAGATCGTCATCGAGTGA
- a CDS encoding sigma-70 family RNA polymerase sigma factor, translating to MDSIAIDRFEASRNRLASLAYRLLGSAVDAEDAVQDAFLHWQAADREQVKVPEAWLTKVVTNLCLDRLRSAQHRRERTAGNWLPEPLLDGDPMLGPADTFEQRESVSLAVLTLLERLTPVERAVYVLREAFSYSHAEVAGILEITESASQQHLHRARHRITSAPHRGRQVNRASARSIVEEFLAAASSGRTERLVALLTDNATAISDGAGLTETLLQYNTPQRIATIVRGGFKPTPAKRRFAGGTPAIHYAEVNGGPAILFVVDEQIVGAVTFDITNGKIATVRGIAAPARLTRLTTTWRRHEPKAPLVAEW from the coding sequence GTGGACAGCATCGCCATCGATCGCTTCGAGGCCAGCCGGAACCGGCTGGCCTCGCTGGCCTATCGTCTGCTCGGTTCGGCGGTCGATGCCGAAGACGCGGTACAGGACGCGTTCCTGCACTGGCAGGCAGCCGATCGGGAACAGGTCAAGGTGCCGGAAGCGTGGCTGACCAAGGTCGTCACCAACCTGTGCCTGGACCGGCTTCGCTCGGCGCAGCACCGCCGCGAACGCACCGCTGGCAACTGGCTGCCCGAACCGCTCCTCGACGGCGACCCGATGCTCGGCCCGGCAGACACGTTCGAGCAGCGCGAATCGGTCTCGCTGGCCGTGCTGACCCTGCTGGAACGCCTGACGCCCGTCGAACGAGCCGTCTACGTCCTCCGCGAAGCCTTCTCTTACAGCCACGCCGAGGTCGCCGGGATCCTCGAAATCACCGAGTCCGCCAGCCAGCAGCACCTCCACCGGGCCCGGCACCGCATCACCAGCGCACCTCACCGCGGCCGACAAGTCAATCGCGCATCCGCCCGCAGCATCGTCGAGGAATTCCTCGCCGCCGCCTCCTCCGGACGCACTGAGCGCCTGGTGGCACTTCTCACCGACAACGCCACCGCGATATCCGACGGCGCAGGCCTGACCGAGACCCTCCTGCAGTACAACACACCACAGCGGATTGCAACGATCGTCCGCGGCGGCTTCAAACCCACCCCCGCAAAACGCCGCTTCGCCGGCGGCACACCCGCGATCCACTACGCAGAGGTCAACGGCGGGCCCGCGATCCTCTTCGTGGTCGACGAACAAATCGTCGGAGCCGTGACGTTCGACATCACCAACGGAAAGATCGCGACAGTACGTGGCATCGCCGCACCCGCGAGACTCACCCGTCTCACCACCACCTGGCGGCGGCACGAACCGAAGGCCCCACTCGTCGCCGAGTGGTGA